In Ochrobactrum sp. Marseille-Q0166, a single genomic region encodes these proteins:
- the arfB gene encoding alternative ribosome rescue aminoacyl-tRNA hydrolase ArfB, with protein sequence MEESRNIIRITNRLTIHEDDLEESFIRSSGPGGQNVNKVSTAVQLRFHATRSGLPEDVLSRLFKLAGQKGTKDGDILIEANRFRTQERNREDARERMIALIREAAIPPPPPRRKTKPTKGSVERRLKAKAGRSDIKKGRGKVSYD encoded by the coding sequence ATGGAAGAAAGCCGCAACATCATTCGCATCACCAACCGCCTGACGATCCACGAGGACGATCTGGAGGAGAGCTTTATTCGCTCATCCGGTCCCGGTGGTCAGAACGTCAACAAGGTTTCGACCGCCGTACAATTGCGCTTTCATGCAACGCGCTCCGGTCTGCCCGAAGATGTGCTTTCCCGCCTTTTCAAACTCGCCGGTCAGAAAGGCACCAAGGATGGTGACATTTTGATCGAAGCCAATCGCTTCCGCACGCAGGAACGCAATCGCGAAGATGCACGCGAGCGGATGATTGCACTGATCAGGGAAGCGGCGATTCCACCGCCGCCGCCACGCAGGAAAACAAAACCGACCAAAGGCTCGGTCGAACGCCGCCTCAAGGCCAAGGCCGGCCGCTCGGACATCAAGAAGGGCCGTGGCAAGGTTTCTTACGATTAA
- a CDS encoding alpha/beta hydrolase has protein sequence MTINYHELETSHGRIAVRESEGEGAPLLMIHGNSSSGAIFAPQLEGTIGKKWRVIAPDLPGHGKSSDAIDPDRSYSMEGYADAMTEVMQQLDIADAVVFGWSLGGHIGIEMIARYPEMRGLMITGTPPVAREEVGQGFKSGPDMALAGQEVFSERDVDSYARSTCGEPFEASLLDIVARTDGRARRIMFEKFAAGTGGNQRDIVAQAKLPIAVVNGCDEPFVELDFVSKVKFGNLWEGKTHVIDDAGHAPFREKPAEFDAFLARFIESCTK, from the coding sequence ATGACAATCAATTATCACGAGCTTGAAACCAGCCATGGCCGCATTGCTGTGCGTGAAAGCGAAGGCGAGGGTGCGCCCCTCCTGATGATCCATGGCAATTCAAGTTCGGGTGCAATTTTCGCACCACAGCTCGAAGGTACAATCGGCAAAAAATGGCGCGTGATAGCGCCTGATCTTCCGGGCCATGGCAAATCTTCCGATGCGATTGATCCTGATCGCAGCTATTCGATGGAAGGCTATGCGGATGCGATGACGGAAGTCATGCAACAGCTCGACATTGCCGATGCTGTCGTTTTCGGCTGGTCGCTCGGTGGCCATATCGGTATCGAGATGATAGCCCGTTATCCTGAAATGCGTGGCCTTATGATTACCGGAACGCCACCCGTGGCGCGTGAGGAAGTGGGGCAGGGGTTCAAGAGCGGACCCGACATGGCGCTTGCCGGACAGGAAGTCTTCTCTGAACGCGATGTGGATTCTTACGCACGCAGCACCTGTGGCGAACCATTCGAGGCATCGCTTCTCGACATTGTTGCCCGTACCGACGGCCGCGCACGCCGCATCATGTTTGAAAAATTTGCCGCAGGCACTGGCGGCAACCAGCGCGACATCGTTGCTCAAGCAAAGCTTCCCATTGCAGTCGTCAATGGGTGCGATGAACCTTTCGTCGAACTCGACTTCGTCTCCAAGGTAAAATTCGGTAATCTTTGGGAAGGCAAAACCCACGTTATCGACGATGCTGGACATGCTCCATTCCGCGAAAAGCCAGCGGAATTCGATGCTTTTCTCGCTCGTTTCATCGAGAGTTGCACAAAATAA
- the poxB gene encoding ubiquinone-dependent pyruvate dehydrogenase: protein MGMTVADLLAQTLAEAGVKRIWGVTGDSLNGLNDSLRRLGKIDWMHVRHEETAAFAAGAEAAVTSELAVCAGSCGPGNLHLINGLFDCHRNREPVLAIAAHIPSSEIGLDYFQETHPQELFRECSHFVELVSNPAQMPEVLNRAMRTAIGKRGVAVIVIPGDVALKQAPEGAKQTWTQISPPRMVPSDQDVAKLADILNSTEKVTILAGSGCAGAHDSVVSLAEQLKAPVVHALRGKEHIEWDNPFDVGMTGLIGFSSGYHAMLNCDTLLMLGTSFPYRNFYPDKAKIVQIDNDPSQLGRRTPIMLGITGDVSETITALLPKLKSGRNTKFLDAAKTHYTKAREALDDLAAPSKPGQPIHPQYLTRLVNEIADEDAIFTADVGTPTVWAARYLTMNGKRRLLGSFNHGSMANAMLQALGAKAAAPERQVVSLSGDGGFTMMMGDFLSLKQLNLPAKIIVYNNGSLGFVAMEMKAGGYLTSGTDLENPNFAAMAEAIGIKGFRVEESADLPEALKQAFAHEGPVLVDVVTAKQELVMPPKIKAEQAKGFSLYMLKAIISGRGDEIVELAKTNLGR from the coding sequence ATGGGCATGACTGTTGCGGATCTTCTAGCTCAAACCTTGGCCGAAGCAGGTGTCAAACGTATCTGGGGCGTCACCGGCGATAGCCTCAACGGACTGAATGACAGCCTCAGACGCCTTGGCAAGATTGACTGGATGCATGTCCGCCATGAGGAAACCGCAGCCTTCGCCGCAGGGGCGGAGGCGGCTGTCACCAGCGAACTGGCCGTTTGTGCTGGCAGCTGTGGCCCCGGCAATCTGCACCTCATCAACGGGCTGTTTGACTGTCACCGCAACCGTGAGCCCGTGCTGGCAATTGCAGCCCATATTCCTTCGTCAGAAATCGGTCTCGATTATTTTCAGGAAACCCATCCTCAGGAACTGTTCCGCGAATGCAGCCATTTTGTTGAGCTGGTTTCCAACCCTGCACAAATGCCCGAAGTGCTGAACCGCGCCATGCGTACAGCTATCGGAAAGCGCGGCGTTGCCGTGATCGTCATTCCGGGTGACGTTGCGCTCAAGCAGGCACCTGAAGGGGCAAAGCAGACTTGGACGCAGATCTCGCCTCCACGCATGGTTCCGTCTGATCAGGATGTCGCAAAGCTCGCAGATATTCTCAACAGCACAGAAAAAGTCACCATTCTGGCAGGCAGTGGCTGCGCTGGCGCACATGATTCGGTCGTATCTCTGGCCGAACAACTGAAAGCGCCGGTGGTTCATGCGCTGCGCGGCAAGGAACATATCGAATGGGACAATCCCTTCGATGTCGGCATGACCGGCTTGATCGGCTTTTCATCCGGCTATCACGCCATGCTCAACTGCGACACGCTGCTGATGCTCGGCACCAGTTTCCCTTATCGCAACTTCTATCCCGACAAGGCAAAGATCGTTCAGATCGACAATGATCCTTCACAACTCGGACGCCGCACGCCCATCATGCTTGGCATAACAGGTGATGTTTCCGAAACAATCACCGCTCTTCTGCCGAAGCTCAAATCCGGTCGCAACACGAAATTCCTTGATGCGGCGAAGACGCATTACACCAAGGCGCGCGAGGCACTAGATGATCTGGCAGCACCATCAAAACCGGGCCAGCCGATCCACCCGCAATATCTCACCCGCCTCGTCAATGAGATTGCGGATGAAGATGCGATCTTTACCGCCGATGTCGGCACGCCAACTGTCTGGGCTGCACGCTACCTCACCATGAACGGCAAGCGCCGCCTGCTCGGTTCGTTCAATCATGGCTCAATGGCCAATGCCATGCTTCAGGCGCTGGGCGCAAAGGCTGCAGCACCGGAACGACAGGTCGTTTCGCTGTCCGGCGATGGCGGTTTCACCATGATGATGGGCGATTTCCTGTCATTGAAGCAGCTCAATCTGCCTGCCAAGATCATTGTTTATAACAATGGCTCACTTGGCTTCGTGGCGATGGAAATGAAAGCTGGCGGCTATTTGACCTCTGGGACCGACCTTGAAAACCCGAACTTTGCAGCCATGGCAGAAGCCATCGGTATAAAAGGCTTTCGCGTGGAGGAATCCGCTGATCTGCCGGAAGCATTAAAACAGGCTTTTGCTCATGAGGGTCCGGTTCTTGTCGATGTGGTGACAGCCAAGCAGGAACTGGTGATGCCACCCAAGATCAAGGCGGAACAGGCGAAGGGCTTCAGCCTTTATATGCTCAAAGCCATTATAAGCGGTCGTGGCGATGAGATCGTGGAACTGGCAAAGACCAATCTGGGCCGTTAG
- the lysM gene encoding peptidoglycan-binding protein LysM, whose protein sequence is MGIFDFVKSVGTKLGFGENEPKADDLKKELDSHNLGTDGVQVSVQGDKAVLTGTVKDQSAFEKAIIAVGNSLGVSKVEASELKVDSAGTTGAEPVFYTVKKGDNLWKIAEAQYGKGNGAKNDIIFQANKPMLTHPDKIYPGQVLRIPPL, encoded by the coding sequence ATGGGAATTTTCGATTTCGTGAAGTCGGTCGGAACCAAACTTGGTTTTGGTGAAAATGAACCCAAAGCCGATGATCTGAAGAAGGAACTCGACTCACATAATCTCGGCACCGACGGCGTGCAGGTGAGCGTGCAGGGCGACAAGGCCGTGCTGACTGGAACTGTAAAGGATCAATCGGCTTTTGAAAAAGCCATTATCGCTGTCGGTAACTCGCTCGGCGTTTCCAAGGTGGAAGCTTCGGAACTGAAAGTCGATAGTGCCGGGACGACCGGTGCCGAGCCTGTCTTCTACACGGTCAAAAAGGGCGACAATCTCTGGAAAATTGCCGAAGCCCAATATGGCAAAGGCAACGGCGCAAAGAACGACATCATCTTTCAGGCCAACAAGCCAATGCTGACGCACCCGGACAAAATCTACCCGGGTCAGGTGCTGCGGATTCCACCGCTATAA
- a CDS encoding extracellular solute-binding protein: MRGFWAGAFAVTMLASTVSLAHAAGSEPQWRYSSSLIGEPKYPAGFKHYDYVNPDAPKGGVLNQVAVGTFNSFNPYVIQGVAAAGLADFGGGMLYDTLMSDSLDQGSTQYPQIAEALQYPDDFSWVKFKLNPNAKWHDGQPITVDDVIWSFDVLKKQSPLYNKYYGDVEKAETTGDHEVTFTFSQKGNRELPQIMGQLAVLPKHWWKGKDPQGKQRDITRPTLEIPLGSGAYKIKSAVPGRSVVWERVADYWGKDLPENVGRNNFDEVRYEYYLSEDATWEAFKKGGQYDYRNENRAQRWAEQYNFPAAQRGDVVKKSFPYNAVGRMQGYFLNTRKDKFKDPKVREALTYAFDFESMNRLLFFNQYTRINSYFSGNQLQLDGPPTPQEKAILETVKDELPAVALTDEFKAPVYDTPQATRDNLRKALQLFNEAGWKLQNNKLVDANGNQFTIEFLDDGPTFERVHNLYIQNLKKIGIDARIRTVDAAQYQARVNDFDYDVISAVTPQSDSPGNEQRDMWGSKAADFKGSRNYAGIKNPAIDKLIDRVIYAKDREELVAATHALDRALLWNYYVIPQWYSDHINIAYWNKFGMPENQPDYRGIDPFSWWVDPAKESKIKTGAQ, encoded by the coding sequence ATGAGAGGTTTTTGGGCGGGCGCCTTCGCAGTGACCATGTTGGCAAGCACAGTATCCCTGGCGCATGCGGCAGGCAGCGAACCACAATGGCGATACTCTTCCAGCCTGATTGGCGAACCGAAATATCCAGCGGGCTTCAAACATTATGACTATGTGAACCCTGACGCGCCAAAAGGCGGTGTTCTCAATCAGGTAGCCGTCGGTACATTCAACAGCTTCAATCCTTACGTCATTCAAGGTGTTGCAGCAGCTGGTCTCGCCGATTTCGGCGGCGGAATGCTCTATGACACACTGATGAGCGATTCACTCGATCAAGGGTCAACGCAGTACCCACAGATCGCTGAAGCACTGCAATACCCGGACGATTTTTCCTGGGTAAAGTTCAAGCTTAATCCCAACGCAAAATGGCATGATGGACAGCCAATTACTGTCGATGATGTCATCTGGTCGTTCGATGTCCTCAAGAAGCAGTCGCCACTTTACAACAAATATTATGGCGATGTTGAAAAGGCCGAAACGACTGGCGATCACGAGGTAACATTCACGTTCTCACAAAAGGGTAACCGCGAATTGCCCCAGATCATGGGTCAGCTTGCTGTGCTGCCAAAGCATTGGTGGAAAGGAAAAGACCCTCAGGGAAAACAACGTGACATCACGCGTCCGACACTCGAAATCCCTCTCGGGTCAGGTGCCTATAAGATCAAAAGCGCGGTACCGGGACGTTCCGTCGTCTGGGAACGTGTTGCCGACTATTGGGGCAAAGACTTGCCCGAAAATGTCGGTCGCAACAATTTTGATGAAGTACGCTACGAATATTATTTAAGCGAAGACGCGACGTGGGAGGCCTTCAAAAAAGGCGGGCAATACGATTATCGCAACGAGAATCGCGCCCAGCGCTGGGCAGAGCAGTATAATTTCCCCGCCGCTCAGCGCGGTGACGTCGTAAAGAAATCATTCCCGTATAATGCTGTGGGGCGCATGCAGGGCTATTTTCTCAACACGCGCAAAGACAAGTTTAAAGATCCAAAAGTTCGTGAGGCGCTAACTTACGCTTTTGATTTTGAATCGATGAACCGTCTGCTTTTCTTCAATCAATATACCCGCATCAACAGCTACTTCTCGGGCAATCAGTTACAGCTTGATGGCCCGCCAACACCACAAGAAAAGGCAATTCTGGAGACTGTAAAGGATGAATTACCAGCTGTAGCGCTGACGGACGAATTCAAAGCACCCGTTTACGATACACCCCAGGCAACACGCGACAATCTACGCAAAGCGCTGCAACTTTTTAATGAAGCAGGCTGGAAATTACAGAACAACAAACTGGTTGATGCCAATGGCAACCAGTTCACGATTGAATTTCTGGATGACGGCCCGACTTTCGAGCGCGTGCACAATCTCTATATCCAGAATTTGAAGAAGATCGGTATCGACGCACGAATTCGAACGGTAGATGCGGCGCAATATCAGGCGCGCGTCAATGATTTTGACTACGATGTTATATCCGCAGTGACCCCGCAATCGGATTCTCCCGGTAATGAACAACGCGACATGTGGGGCTCCAAGGCCGCTGACTTCAAAGGCAGCCGTAACTATGCCGGAATCAAGAACCCGGCTATCGACAAGCTGATTGACCGCGTCATCTATGCGAAAGATCGTGAGGAGCTGGTTGCTGCAACCCATGCACTCGATCGTGCACTGCTATGGAACTACTACGTCATTCCGCAATGGTATTCCGACCATATCAATATAGCCTATTGGAACAAATTCGGTATGCCTGAAAACCAACCCGATTATCGGGGAATTGATCCATTCTCGTGGTGGGTGGATCCGGCGAAAGAATCAAAGATCAAAACTGGCGCACAATAG